The following coding sequences are from one Tachysurus vachellii isolate PV-2020 chromosome 7, HZAU_Pvac_v1, whole genome shotgun sequence window:
- the si:dkey-28a3.2 gene encoding uncharacterized protein si:dkey-28a3.2: MSKTTTLMRHRYRPVSEFDEVTLASKREYWRTKKREQRARLSKVKKEVKAPNTENCKPVCTDGHVSQKSHCEFSPILVNRDSSYQTSVAQNQTKGVVICKEEMKSLTTEESNMDPSMVERNGAPLTKGLPVPAACIQVHSNSITPRQTRTRSSAFKGNLSSIPQTSAVSQLALKCSKEAPEIKCSVTHKSLAFVEGKFDKDQRMLARSGTNTNRNAGADVVVRSMGVYNTAEVSMTEEEKAAKRRENWRIKKREQRAKFAEKRKMDREKLQCFEKGHQETGKISCAAPAHSLSPANTMALSGAKQRNSVISVDSRLSTGKPVHYGVGVERDKLSSRRPYTPQSVALKLAERQRLLAKNLSSVSVYSTHQFQNSKQNHMAISTRVSTRPSRSIKAIWQSRMPQQKFVRIQRRQGLPQGIETAEERLARQREYWRIKKREQREKHSLASKGRLKDLNSFNYRAKHYQIIMEQMRKTPTGLQKVPQSNKNTLRNTSNPIIKDTTAEKGPPAVGCSLSPVKSSESSGPPMLQKLIGTSTRPVLHSIPNNTDLSVNRKKTQRSTVQNITACDPVIEQASNIEQANGTEDAKILTTSTEATQTETLFAESRMTIKSELTSCDFCSVDTPVLISTACDTTKQEPIYPSIAMACFLTEQNQTMNIKEINSAPSFPENSAEAEPCSNSDNQSTTLLVVASMKKLLEESLSSVGDSNRASIDNGDLLPCKTEDKSLFQEDNEMDRKADLTEPQEFSTDTCSSSVVVKQSPSPCHSPLQAHDISSDGTVLSSQDSSLNLPCTLTCFDKGPGDERCELPMATYVTRSMHSGKISGPQRNFPSKAHGGQQQNENSELQKKREYWRVMKRQQRARKAKEIERRKDALHLPQRKCGSSQVIHLPVAQQPSRTNLNHPVVLPSVTSRPTWPVLSPTASSNQQPSNEARQLLFEGQKGKTTSSEASQVNKWQLQVQGNVHTSATRPGTVTSIPMNHVKLSEPPIQARGSSVTKFKSHQSQLKITPNQEFDPDDAIQRKRMHWRIKKQEQRARKAAREKELHTTLNQQRHGWSNNITHVVPNMPRVSLDDCMPEDCQTTRVKEEAEVCYIPDEDCSDHPLSENKWRSIYLMDYDPVNQLLVCMVCGEQQYTFSVEEVKAHIEETHPSSLSLEEAERQNILEAWDEQVAVRERFFTNQLWQNSSVLKEQSSGHMAEVEVILGQDDKADQSKRR, from the exons ATGTCTAAGACAACGACCTTGATGAGGCACCGATACCGGCCTGTGTCGGAATTTGATGAAGTCACTTTGGCCTCTAAACGGGAATACTGGCGGACTAAGAAAAGGGAGCAGAGAGCAAGGCTGTCCAAGGTCAAGAAAGAGGTTAAAGCTCCAAACACAGAAAATTGTAAACCTGTGTGTACAGATGGACATGTTTCACAAAAATCTCATTGTGAATTTAGTCCTATTTTGGTTAATAGGGACAGTTCATACCAAACAAGTGTTGCACAAAATCAGACCAAGGGTGTGGTGATTTGCAAAGAGGAGATGAAAAGCTTGACCACTGAAGAATCAAACATGGATCCCTCCATGGTCGAACGTAATGGGGCACCACTCACCAAGGGATTACCAGTGCCTGCAGCATGCATACAAGTACACTCAAACAGCATAACACCTCGACAGACACGGACCAGATCTTCAGCCTTTAAGGGTAACCTCTCAAGCATTCCTCAGACAAGTGCTGTATCCCAGCTAGCATTAAAGTGCAGTAAAGAAGCTCCTGAAATTAAATGCTCTGTAACACACAAGTCCTTGGCATTTGTGGAAGGTAAGTTTGATAAAGACCAGCGCATGCTAGCAAGAAGTGgtacaaatacaaatagaaaTGCTGGTGCCGATGTCGTGGTCCGCAGCATGGGTGTGTACAATACTGCAGAAGTGTCCATGACTGAAGAGGAGAAGGCTGCTAAGCGTAGAGAGAACTGGCGTATCAAAAAACGAGAGCAAAGGGCAAAATTTGCTGAGAAGCGGAAGATGGACCGAGAGAAGCTGCAATGTTTTGAGAAAGGACATCAGGAAACAGGGAAGATTTCCTGTGCTGCCCCAGCACATTCATTATCCCCTGCGAACACAATGGCTTTGAGTGGAGCTAAGCAACGTAACTCTGTGATCTCTGTTGACTCAAGACTGAGTACTGGAAAACCAGTACATTATGGAGTCGGAGTGGAAAGAGATAAATTATCATCCAGAAGACCCTATACACCACAATCAGTGGCTTTAAAACTAGCTGAAAGGCAAAGGTTACTAGCCAAAAACCTGTCCTCTGTTTCAGTTTATAGCACTCATCAATTTCAGAATTCAAAACAAAATCATATGGCCATATCTACAAGGGTTTCTACGCGGCCCTCAAGATCTATCAAAGCTATTTGGCAATCCAGAATGCCACAACAGAAGTTTGTCCGAATACAAAGGAGGCAAGGTTTACCACAGGGGATCGAGACAGCCGAGGAGCGACTTGCCAGGCAAAGGGAGTATTGGCGTATCAAAAAGCGTGAGCAAAGAGAAAAGCATTCTTTGGCATCGAAAGGCCGTTTGAAGGACCTGAATTCATTTAACTACCGTGCAAAACACTACCAGATCATAATGGAGCAAATGCGAAAGACACCAACAGGCCTTCAGAAAGTaccacaatcaaacaaaaacacactccgCAACACCTCAAATCCTATTATCAAAGACACTACAGCAGAGAAAGGTCCACCTGCTGTAGGCTGCAGTTTATCACCTGTGAAATCCTCAGAGTCATCTGGACCTCCTATGCTACAAAAATTAATTGGGACTAGCACCAGACCAGTTCTACATAGCATTCCAAATAACACCGATTTATCAGTAAATCGAAAAAAAACTCAAAGGTCAACTGTTCAGAACATTACTGCCTGTGATCCTGTGATTGAACAAGCCAGTAATATAGAACAAGCCAATGGTACAGAAGATGCTAAGATTCTTACAACCTCAACAGAGGCCACCCAAACTGAAACGCTGTTTGCAGAGAGTAGGATGACTATTAAAAGCGAGTTGACGAGCTGTGATTTTTGTTCAGTTGATACCCCAGTTTTGATTTCAACAGCATGTGATACAACCAAACAAGAACCCATTTATCCCTCAATAGCCATGGCATGTTTCCTCACAGAACAAAATCAGACTATGAATATTAAAGAGATCAATTCTGCGCCTTCCTTTCCTGAGAACAGTGCTGAGGCAGAGCCTTGCTCAAATAGTGACAACCAGTCCACTACTCTCTTGGTGGTGGCATCTATGAAAAAGCTCCTAGAAGAATCTCTGAGCTCGGTCGGTGACAGTAATCGTGCATCTATAGACAATGGTGATCTTTTACCTTGTAAAACTGAAGATAAATCCCTTTTTCAGGAGGATAATGAAATGGACAGAAAGGCTGACCTTACAGAACCTCAGGAATTCTCCACAGACACTTGCTCTTCTTCTGTAGTGGTCAAACAGAGTCCATCTCCTTGTCATTCTCCTCTGCAGGCACATGACATTTCTTCAGATGGTACTGTTCTTTCTTCCCAAGACTCCTCACTTAACCTGCCTTGTACTCTCACTTGCTTCGATAAAGGTCCAGGAGATGAAAGATGTGAACTGCCTATGGCTACATATGTGACCCGCTCAATGCATAGTGGCAAAATTTCAGGACCCCAGCGAAATTTTCCTTCTAAGGCACATGGAGGTCAGCAGCAGAATGAGAACAGTGAGctgcagaaaaagagagaatattGGCGAGTAATGAAAAGGCAACAGAGAGCAAGGAAGGccaaagagatagagagacgaAAAGATGCTCTGCATCTTCCTCAG AGGAAATGTGGCAGCTCTCAAGTGATTCACCTGCCTGTGGCTCAACAGCCGAGTCGCACAAACCTCAACCATCCTGTTGTTCTTCCCAGTGTCACTTCACGTCCCACCTGGCCTGTGTTAAGTCCCACTGCATCATCTAATCAACAGCCATCAAATGAGGCAAGGCAGCTATTGTTTGAAGGACAGAAGGGTAAGACTACATCATCAGAGGCGTCTCAGGTGAACAAATGGCAGCTACAGGTTCAGGGAAATGTTCATACTTCAGCCACCAGACCAGGTACTGTGACTTCCATCCCGATGAATCACGTAAAGCTGTCAGAGCCTCCAATACAGGCTAGAGGGTCCTCGGTGACCAAATTCAAAAGTCATCAAAGCCAATTAAAGATTACTCCAAATCAGGAGTTTGATCCTGACGATGCTATACAAAGGAAGAGGATGCATTGGAGAATAAAGAAGCAGGAGCAGAGAGCTCGGAAGGCGGCACGGGAGAAAGAGCTCCATACAACACTCAACCAACAGAGACACGGCTGGTCAAACAACATTACACACGTAGTTCCAAA CATGCCACGAGTTAGTCTGGACGACTGTATGCCTGAAGATTGTCAGACAACAAGAGTGAAAG AAGAAGCAGAAGTATGTTATATTCCTGATGAAGATTGTTCAGATCATCCCTTGTCCGAAAACAAGTGGAGAAGCATTTACCTCATGGATTACGATCCAGTAAACCAACTGCTGGTGTGCATGGTGTGTGGGGAACAGCAGTATACATTTAGTGTAGAGGAAGTGAAAGCTCATATAGAGGAAACCCACCCTAGCAGTCTGTCATTGGAGGAGGCGGAGCGACAAAACATCCTCGAGGCTTGGGATGAACAAGTGGCAGTGAGAGAGCGTTTCTTCACCAACCAGCTGTGGCAGAACAGCAGTGTCCTCAAAG AACAGAGCTCAGGGCACATGGCTGAGGTCGAAGTGATTCTGGGCCAAGATGATAAAGCAGATCAGTCTAAAAGACGGTAG
- the zfta gene encoding zinc finger translocation-associated protein isoform X1, producing the protein MEVMEEKESRESEPGVQTESLSLIISDEGEEASPPYSASAQRTADEDDMTNGHMRDLTQAGLITHVDSPGTSYWSVSESPESPFLLSPVPGPSRHKTSPAKSGRASRTGHSRIPGRDHRRYYHEHWRTEYLMDFDPKRNGMICMVCGSSLATLKLSTIKRHIRQKHPDSLLWSASDKEVIRSGWENHLNLETSQTSCPDSAIASEPEETLECASLSTDKPGSAVLVKTESQSEPSMVSSSSTQETLSVSAEMLERYVNDSLHAWFRQEFLMEYQAEAGRLVCMVCSCPLPSLHLDHIKRHVLGQHPNSLVYSAEEKHRVLQSWAQSQDSSRDYVKSEPETKDLSMNSPVPFPSTEPDSLQHSTEPYRVSKRESDAPPQIATNSRVKNSCPWHLRLDYLVAIGPPSMPGCFCMVCSDELPVVRVSSFRRHIQDCHPETSNLSQREREDIASAWTQDGATEEPETQTEHASPSNTLIESKPLSIKPSSRHSGIQKEDGERSKIMSAPIIGRHSHYPGKDQRRNYQVRWRMEYLMDYDCRRHGLICMVCGATLATLKVSTIKRHIQQVHPHSLNYSSEEKQQAVQSYSQATLNFIHSDNCFSGSDHSHGVQTNTNANAEPDQV; encoded by the exons ATGGAAGTCATGGAAGAAAAGGAGTCCAGGGAGTCGGAGCCTGGGGTCCAGACGGAAAGCCTCTCATTGATAATAAGCGATGAGGGAGAGGAGGCCAGTCCGCCTTACAGCGCGTCGGCACAGCGCACAGCAG ATGAAGACGACATGACCAATGGTCACATGAGAGACTTGACTCAAGCTGGTCTGATCACTCATGTGGACTCACCAGGGACGAGCTACTGGAGTGTTTCGGAGAGCCCTGAATCGCCCTTCCTGCTGTCCCCTGTTCCAGGGCCGTCTAGACACAAAACATCTCCAGCTAAATCAGGACGAGCATCACGGACCGGACACAGCCGCATCCCTGGCCGAGACCACCGCCGCTACTACCACGAACATTGGAGAACCGAGTACCTGATGGACTTTGACCCCAAGAGAAATGGAATGATCTGCATGGTCTGTGGCAGTTCCTTAGCCACTCTAAAACTGAGCACCATTAAGAGACATATCAGACAGAAGCATCCCGATTCCTTGCTGTGGAGCGCGTCTGATAAGGAGGTGATCCGTTCGGGGTGGGAAAACCATCTTAATCTAGAGACTAGTCAGACATCCTGTCCAGATTCAGCCATCGCCTCCGAGCCAGAGGAGACGCTAGAATGCGCCAGTCTTTCTACAG ACAAGCCTGGCAGTGCTGTGCTAGTTAAAACTGAGTCCCAGTCTGAGCCTAGCATGGTGAGCTCCTCATCGACTCAGGAGACTCTGAGTGTGTCTGCTGAAATGCTAGAGCGCTACGTGAACGACTCGCTGCACGCCTGGTTTCGCCAGGAGTTCCTAATGGAGTACCAAGCAGAGGCGGGCAGGCTGGTATGCATGGTGTGTAGCTGTCCCTTGCCCTCTCTTCATCTCGACCACATCAAGAGGCATGTGCTGGGGCAGCATCCCAACTCTCTGGTGTACAGTGCAGAGGAGAAACATCGAGTCCTGCAGAGCTGGGCCCAAAGCCAGG ATTCTTCAAGAGACTATGTCAAGTCTGAGCCAGAGACCAAAGATCTGAGCATGAACAGCCCAGTGCCGTTCCCTTCCACAGAGCCTGACTCTCTCCAGCACAGTACAGAGCCATACAGAGTGTCTAAGAGGGAATCGGACGCCCCTCCTCAGATCGCCACCAACAGCAGGGTAAAAAACAGCTGTCCATGGCATCTACGACTGGATTATTTGGTTGCTATTGGGCCTCCGAGCATGCCAGGCTGCTTCTGCATGGTGTGTTCTGATGAGCTACCGGTGGTGAGAGTCAGCAGCTTTCGCAGGCACATACAGGACTGCCACCCTGAGACCAGCAATCTCagccaaagagagagagaagacataGCCAGCGCCTGGACCCAAGACGGGGCCACAGAGGAgccagaaacacaaacagagcaTG CTTCCCCCAGCAACACACTCATTGAAAGCAAGCCGCTGTCTATAAAACCATCCTCCAGGCATAGTGGCATCCAGAAGGAAGATGGGGAAAGGTCGAAGATAATGTCGGCGCCCATTATCGGGCGACACAGCCACTACCCGGGTAAGGACCAGAGGCGTAACTACCAGGTGCGCTGGCGGATGGAGTACCTGATGGACTACGACTGCAGGAGGCACGGGCTGATCTGCATGGTGTGCGGCGCCACATTAGCAACTCTGAAGGTGAGCACGATTAAGAGGCACATCCAGCAAGTCCACCCTCACTCCCTGAACTACAGTTCTGAGGAGAAGCAGCAGGCAGTTCAGAGCTACAGCCAAGCAACACTAAATTTCATTCACTCGGACAACTGCTTCTCTGGTTCGGATCACAGTCACGGAGTACAGACTAACACTAACGCTAACGCCGAGCCCGACCAGGTTTGA
- the zfta gene encoding zinc finger translocation-associated protein isoform X2 — protein sequence MEVMEEKESRESEPGVQTESLSLIISDEGEEASPPYSASAQRTADEDDMTNGHMRDLTQAGLITHVDSPGTSYWSVSESPESPFLLSPVPGPSRHKTSPAKSGRASRTGHSRIPGRDHRRYYHEHWRTEYLMDFDPKRNGMICMVCGSSLATLKLSTIKRHIRQKHPDSLLWSASDKEVIRSGWENHLNLETSQTSCPDSAIASEPEETLECASLSTDSSRDYVKSEPETKDLSMNSPVPFPSTEPDSLQHSTEPYRVSKRESDAPPQIATNSRVKNSCPWHLRLDYLVAIGPPSMPGCFCMVCSDELPVVRVSSFRRHIQDCHPETSNLSQREREDIASAWTQDGATEEPETQTEHASPSNTLIESKPLSIKPSSRHSGIQKEDGERSKIMSAPIIGRHSHYPGKDQRRNYQVRWRMEYLMDYDCRRHGLICMVCGATLATLKVSTIKRHIQQVHPHSLNYSSEEKQQAVQSYSQATLNFIHSDNCFSGSDHSHGVQTNTNANAEPDQV from the exons ATGGAAGTCATGGAAGAAAAGGAGTCCAGGGAGTCGGAGCCTGGGGTCCAGACGGAAAGCCTCTCATTGATAATAAGCGATGAGGGAGAGGAGGCCAGTCCGCCTTACAGCGCGTCGGCACAGCGCACAGCAG ATGAAGACGACATGACCAATGGTCACATGAGAGACTTGACTCAAGCTGGTCTGATCACTCATGTGGACTCACCAGGGACGAGCTACTGGAGTGTTTCGGAGAGCCCTGAATCGCCCTTCCTGCTGTCCCCTGTTCCAGGGCCGTCTAGACACAAAACATCTCCAGCTAAATCAGGACGAGCATCACGGACCGGACACAGCCGCATCCCTGGCCGAGACCACCGCCGCTACTACCACGAACATTGGAGAACCGAGTACCTGATGGACTTTGACCCCAAGAGAAATGGAATGATCTGCATGGTCTGTGGCAGTTCCTTAGCCACTCTAAAACTGAGCACCATTAAGAGACATATCAGACAGAAGCATCCCGATTCCTTGCTGTGGAGCGCGTCTGATAAGGAGGTGATCCGTTCGGGGTGGGAAAACCATCTTAATCTAGAGACTAGTCAGACATCCTGTCCAGATTCAGCCATCGCCTCCGAGCCAGAGGAGACGCTAGAATGCGCCAGTCTTTCTACAG ATTCTTCAAGAGACTATGTCAAGTCTGAGCCAGAGACCAAAGATCTGAGCATGAACAGCCCAGTGCCGTTCCCTTCCACAGAGCCTGACTCTCTCCAGCACAGTACAGAGCCATACAGAGTGTCTAAGAGGGAATCGGACGCCCCTCCTCAGATCGCCACCAACAGCAGGGTAAAAAACAGCTGTCCATGGCATCTACGACTGGATTATTTGGTTGCTATTGGGCCTCCGAGCATGCCAGGCTGCTTCTGCATGGTGTGTTCTGATGAGCTACCGGTGGTGAGAGTCAGCAGCTTTCGCAGGCACATACAGGACTGCCACCCTGAGACCAGCAATCTCagccaaagagagagagaagacataGCCAGCGCCTGGACCCAAGACGGGGCCACAGAGGAgccagaaacacaaacagagcaTG CTTCCCCCAGCAACACACTCATTGAAAGCAAGCCGCTGTCTATAAAACCATCCTCCAGGCATAGTGGCATCCAGAAGGAAGATGGGGAAAGGTCGAAGATAATGTCGGCGCCCATTATCGGGCGACACAGCCACTACCCGGGTAAGGACCAGAGGCGTAACTACCAGGTGCGCTGGCGGATGGAGTACCTGATGGACTACGACTGCAGGAGGCACGGGCTGATCTGCATGGTGTGCGGCGCCACATTAGCAACTCTGAAGGTGAGCACGATTAAGAGGCACATCCAGCAAGTCCACCCTCACTCCCTGAACTACAGTTCTGAGGAGAAGCAGCAGGCAGTTCAGAGCTACAGCCAAGCAACACTAAATTTCATTCACTCGGACAACTGCTTCTCTGGTTCGGATCACAGTCACGGAGTACAGACTAACACTAACGCTAACGCCGAGCCCGACCAGGTTTGA